One window from the genome of Variovorax sp. PAMC26660 encodes:
- the murJ gene encoding murein biosynthesis integral membrane protein MurJ, which produces MSLLKSASTVSLLTLASRITGLVRDVLFASVFGVSALTDAFNVAFRIPNLFRRVFGEGAFSQAFVPVLAGRKTEAGEEGARQLIDHVATLLTWTLVVVCVVGVVAAPLMVWAMASGLAGFDSAVVMTRWMFPYIGFMSLVALAGGILNTWRKFAVPAASPVLLNIALILSIVVGAPLFRRYGIEPIYAQCVGVLLGGVLQLALQIPALRALGLMPRIGASFKALGTAWKDPTTRKVMKLMLPALLGVSVAQISLLINTQIASHLATGSVTWVTNADRLMEFPTAMLGVALGVVLMPQLAGARAAKDDARYSSLLDWGLRLVVLLSAPCAVALLLFAQPLVAVLFHNGAYPDDAVRRTALALTGYGVGLIGLVAVKVLAPGYYAKQDTRTPMLIAVGVLIFTQVLNFFLVPVLQHAALTLTIAIGALVNATWLLVGLIRRGSYKPEPGWGKFALQVLAGVLVLAVLLAWGSHHFDWIGLRDQKLYRIGLLAALIAGSALLYFAVLAAVGVRPRSFMRR; this is translated from the coding sequence GTGTCCCTGCTCAAATCCGCCTCCACCGTCTCCCTGCTGACTCTCGCATCGCGGATCACGGGCCTCGTGCGCGACGTGCTTTTCGCCTCGGTTTTCGGCGTCAGCGCGCTCACCGATGCCTTCAACGTCGCATTTCGCATCCCGAACCTGTTCCGGCGGGTTTTCGGCGAAGGTGCCTTCAGCCAGGCTTTCGTGCCGGTACTGGCCGGGCGCAAGACGGAAGCCGGCGAAGAGGGCGCCCGGCAACTGATCGACCACGTCGCCACGCTGCTGACCTGGACGCTGGTGGTGGTCTGCGTGGTGGGGGTGGTCGCGGCGCCGCTGATGGTCTGGGCCATGGCCAGCGGGCTGGCCGGTTTCGACTCGGCGGTCGTCATGACGCGCTGGATGTTCCCGTACATCGGCTTCATGTCGCTGGTGGCGCTGGCGGGCGGCATTCTCAATACATGGCGCAAGTTCGCGGTGCCCGCCGCGTCGCCGGTGCTGCTGAACATCGCGCTGATCCTGTCGATCGTGGTCGGCGCACCGCTGTTCCGCAGGTACGGCATCGAGCCGATCTATGCGCAATGCGTGGGCGTGCTGCTCGGCGGCGTGCTGCAACTGGCCCTGCAGATCCCGGCGCTACGCGCGCTGGGCCTGATGCCGCGCATCGGCGCGAGCTTCAAGGCGCTGGGCACGGCCTGGAAAGATCCCACCACGCGCAAGGTGATGAAGCTCATGCTGCCCGCCTTGCTGGGCGTGAGCGTGGCGCAGATATCGCTGCTCATCAACACGCAGATTGCCTCGCACCTCGCAACGGGCAGCGTGACCTGGGTGACCAATGCCGACCGCCTGATGGAATTCCCGACCGCCATGCTCGGCGTGGCCCTCGGCGTGGTGCTGATGCCCCAACTGGCCGGCGCTCGCGCCGCCAAGGACGACGCGCGCTATTCGTCGCTGCTCGACTGGGGCCTGCGCCTCGTGGTGCTGCTCTCGGCGCCGTGCGCCGTCGCGTTGCTGCTTTTCGCGCAGCCGCTGGTGGCCGTGCTGTTCCACAACGGCGCCTATCCCGACGACGCCGTGCGGCGCACCGCGCTGGCGCTGACGGGCTATGGCGTCGGCCTGATCGGCCTCGTGGCCGTCAAGGTGCTGGCGCCCGGCTACTACGCCAAGCAGGACACCCGTACGCCGATGCTGATCGCCGTGGGCGTGCTCATCTTTACCCAGGTCCTCAACTTCTTCCTGGTGCCGGTGCTGCAGCATGCGGCGCTCACCCTGACCATTGCCATCGGCGCGCTGGTCAATGCGACCTGGCTGCTGGTCGGCCTGATCCGGCGCGGCAGCTACAAGCCCGAGCCGGGCTGGGGCAAGTTCGCGCTGCAGGTGCTGGCCGGCGTGCTGGTGCTGGCGGTGCTGCTGGCGTGGGGCTCGCATCACTTCGACTGGATCGGCCTGCGCGACCAGAAGCTGTACCGCATCGGCCTGCTCGCCGCACTGATCGCCGGCTCGGCATTGCTCTATTTCGCCGTGCTGGCAGCCGTTGGCGTGCGCCCGCGCAGTTTCATGCGCCGCTGA